From Ruminococcaceae bacterium KH2T8, one genomic window encodes:
- a CDS encoding Surface polysaccharide O-acyltransferase, integral membrane enzyme: MSTQKKETSSQKPKISYLTLASVVAAMSVIAIHTNGCFWDFSTNHYWFTANILECVFYFAVDVFFMITGSTLLDFFDKYTLREYFSKRIKKTVIPFVAWTLIGILYRVVIAKNLLWADVTPRFVFDGLTKFNIVNLYWFFGPLFCVYLSIPLFAAVPKEKRNLVYSYVAVASLVFNVLIPFINGVFEINIACPLSVTVGSSYLLYICVGYLLSHNEINVNIRIFSYILAVAGLLLQIIGTYKLSIAAGQINGLYKGYVNIPCFFYAVGIFIAIRYFSAYVKNETFWKIINFIGRYTFPMYLMQWFFIDAVGRFTHINTYSMYYRLGAPIPIAAAIILITMGLRKIPVLRYIVP; this comes from the coding sequence ATGTCGACGCAGAAAAAAGAAACATCCTCGCAAAAGCCTAAGATCTCATACTTGACACTTGCAAGCGTAGTTGCAGCGATGTCCGTTATCGCTATTCATACTAACGGTTGCTTTTGGGATTTCAGCACGAACCACTACTGGTTCACGGCCAATATCCTTGAATGCGTATTCTATTTTGCTGTTGATGTTTTCTTCATGATCACGGGTTCCACGCTCCTTGATTTCTTCGATAAGTACACACTCCGTGAGTATTTCTCCAAGAGAATCAAGAAGACGGTAATTCCTTTTGTTGCATGGACTCTGATCGGAATACTATATAGAGTAGTGATCGCTAAGAACCTTCTCTGGGCTGACGTTACCCCAAGATTCGTATTTGACGGGCTTACTAAGTTCAATATCGTCAACCTTTACTGGTTCTTCGGACCTTTGTTCTGTGTGTATCTCTCGATACCGCTCTTCGCGGCAGTGCCAAAAGAGAAGAGGAATCTCGTATATTCGTATGTAGCAGTAGCATCTCTGGTGTTTAATGTCCTGATCCCATTCATAAACGGAGTGTTCGAAATTAACATCGCATGTCCTCTGTCAGTAACAGTAGGAAGCAGTTATCTGCTCTATATCTGTGTGGGTTATCTTCTCTCGCATAATGAGATTAATGTCAATATTAGGATCTTTAGTTATATCCTGGCTGTCGCGGGGCTACTACTACAGATTATCGGAACCTATAAACTCTCCATCGCGGCAGGTCAGATCAACGGATTATATAAGGGATATGTGAATATCCCCTGTTTCTTCTATGCTGTCGGAATCTTCATTGCAATACGCTATTTCTCGGCTTATGTAAAGAACGAGACTTTCTGGAAGATAATCAACTTTATCGGAAGATATACATTCCCGATGTATCTTATGCAGTGGTTCTTCATAGATGCTGTAGGCAGGTTCACGCACATCAATACATATTCGATGTACTACCGTCTGGGTGCTCCTATACCGATAGCGGCAGCGATAATCCTGATAACGATGGGGCTCAGGAAAATTCCTGTGCTCAGGTACATCGTGCCGTAA